A portion of the Acanthopagrus latus isolate v.2019 chromosome 21, fAcaLat1.1, whole genome shotgun sequence genome contains these proteins:
- the LOC119011578 gene encoding leucine-rich repeat-containing protein 30-like, with amino-acid sequence MGGKQSRSLSNKQLDEVSVKKGATRDDQPSVSSAAERIRRHATVHFGYSTLSLAMRGLDGTPTELWELRELQKLNLSMNCLCSLPPALGTLDNLVILNLWGNNLSSLPPEIGLLKKLRVLFACRNRLSEVPEELGSCACLEVLSLANNQITGLPGSLATMHSLTKLNLSYNRIVHIPTCVYSMKGLVFLHLACNRLETIADQIQDLVNLKILIVEGNSIHTLPKTLCFLESLELLNVDFNELQNVPMEMYLLNRLGRLACHPMDKGLHIVHNPLLKPIKEVLQGGLSALYNYLKPS; translated from the coding sequence ATGGGTGGGAAGCAATCTCGCAGTTTGTCCAACAAGCAGTTGGACGAGGTGAGTGTGAAGAAGGGCGCCACGAGAGACGACCAGCCCAGCGTGTCCTCGGCTGCCGAGAGGATCCGCAGGCACGCCACAGTGCACTTTGGCTACAGCACCCTCAGCCTGGCCATGCGGGGGCTCGACGGGACCCCCACCGAGCTGTGGGAGCTCCGAGAACTGCAGAAGCTAAACTTGTCCATGAACTGCCTGTGCTCTCTGCCCCCTGCCCTTGGCACTCTGGACAATCTGGTGATCCTCAACCTGTGGGGTAACAACCTGTCCAGCCTGCCGCCTGAGATCGGCCTCCTGAAGAAGCTGCGTGTGCTGTTCGCCTGTCGCAACCGCCTGAGTGAGGTCCCGGAGGAGCTGGGCTCCTGCGCCTGCCTGGAGGTGCTCAGCCTGGCCAACAACCAGATCACGGGCCTCCCTGGCAGCCTGGCGACCATGCACAGTTTGACCAAACTCAACCTCAGCTACAACCGCATCGTTCACATCCCCACCTGCGTCTACAGCATGAAGGGCCTGGTCTTTCTCCACCTGGCCTGCAACCGCCTGGAGACCATCGCGGACCAGATCCAGGACCTGGTGAACTTGAAGATCCTCATCGTGGAGGGAAACAGTATCCACACGCTGCCTAAGACGCTGTGCTTCCTCGAGTCCCTGGAACTCCTCAACGTTGACTTCAATGAACTGCAAAACGTTCCGATGGAGATGTACCTACTGAACAGGCTCGGGAGGTTGGCGTGCCACCCGATGGACAAAGGACTTCACATTGTTCACAACCCCCTGCTCAAGCCCATCAAGGAGGTGCTGCAAGGAGGACTCAGCGCCCTCTATAACTACCTCAAGCCCTCATGA
- the LOC119011888 gene encoding GTP-binding protein Rheb, protein MPQPKSRKIAILGYRSVGKSSLTIQFVEGQFVDSYDPTIENTFTKMITINGQEYHLQLVDTAGQDEYSIFPQTYSIDINGYILVYSVTSNKSFEVVQVIHEKLLDMVGKVQVPIMLVGNKNDLHMERVISCEEGKALAESWNAAFMESSAKENQTAVEVFRRMILEAEKMDGGVQPGKTSCSMM, encoded by the exons ATGCCGCAGCCGAAATCACGTAAAATCGCCATCCTCGGGTACAGATCCGTAG gaaagTCCTCCTTGACAATTCAGTTTGTGGAAGGCCAGTTTGTGGACTCCTATGACCCAACAATAGAAAACA CATTTACTAAAATGATCACAATAAATGGACAGGAGTACCACCTCCAGCTGGTCGACACAGCAGGACAG GATGAGTACTCCATCTTCCCACAGACGTACTCCATAGATATCAATGGTTACATTCTGGTCTATTCAGTAACATCTAATAAAAG CTTTGAAGTTGTACAGGTTATCCATGAAAAACTATTGGACATGGTGGGAAAAGTTCA AGTACCAATTATGCTCGTCGGAAACAAGAACGACCTACATATGGAGCG agTAATCAGTTGTGAAGAAGGAAAAGCATTAGCTGAATCCTGGAACGCTGCCTTCATGGAGTCCTCAGCTAAAGAGAACCAG aCGGCCGTGGAGGTTTTCCGGAGGATGATCCTGGAGGCAGAGAAGATGGATGGCGGCGTGCAGCCAGGAAAAACGTCCTGCTCCATGATGTAG